In Paenibacillus stellifer, the DNA window CGGAGACTACCTTGCCGATTCGCTCGGCCGCTGTTCTTCCGGCCTCAACCGCAGAGGTGACCGCCGCCACATCCCCGCTGAAATGGATGGTTACACCGAGCATTCCGCCCACTCCGATGACTTTTTCCACAGCTTCAATCGTGACATCTGCCGTCTTCAGCGCGGCATCCGCTGCCGATACGGCGGTTGTAAATCCGATTGCTTCAATAAGACCCAATGCTTGCTGCATCAGCTAATCCCTCCTTCCGTAATCAGGCATAAGGCTCTATCAGCTTCCCGAGCAGAGCCGAGGCTTCCGACAGGTCTCCCCGCTCCCCGGTAAGGATCACGAATTCGTCCGCAATGCTGAACTTCACCCGGGAACTCATGCCCAGTTTGAGCGCTCTGTCTAGAAGTGCAACGCTGCGGTATCGTGAAATGCCCTCCAGGGCGGCGACCGCATCGCCACGGGAGATGTTCAGATACTTTACCAGAATTGAAGAAGGCTCCAGCGCGATATAGCTCTGAATCCGGCGGCTCCCGCTCCGCAGACATTGATCGTACATGCTCTGAAGCGCATTCCGGATATCGGATGAAGCCTCGCCGGTAAGCACGGCCTGAAAATCCCGGCCGCCTTCCATCTTCCAGTTAATGTCCACATCGACGCCGGAAATGGCGGAGCATCCATCAAGCAGGAATAACTGCCCGGGCCGGCAGCGCCCTTCGGCAATAATTCCGGCCGACTTCGCAGAAATTCGGCGGATGCCCAGCTCACCGAGCAATTCAGGACGCAGCTCCGGGTAATACCAGAAGTCCAGCCCGGCGCAGCTTCGGCCGAGCATGCCCGACTCATCCGGAGCCGCTGCAGTATCCGTGCAGTCCGCCCCGCACTCCTCCCGGCTGTTCCCCTGAACCAGGGACATCCGCATCAAGGGGGCCAGCGATTCCTCAATGAAATCGCGGGTCAGCGAAGCCGCGGACGCAGCGGCAGTAGCAGAAGCCGGAGTTTTCACGGCTGCAGGTGCATGTGCCGATGCGGACACGAACGCGGGTAATGACGCATTCGCCTGCACCGCTGCTGCCGCAGGCGAGCCCGCAGAAGCCGGCACTGGCGCAGCAGACAATGCAGCAGCTCTTCCATTCCCGCCTGAGGCTGAACCTGTCACCGCCCCCAGCCCCGCTTCTAACGCCGTATCTGACACCGAACCGGCTGCCACGCCCGTCACCGCTCCGGTCGCCGCACCAAGACGCTGTTCCTTCCGGTCCCGCTGGTAATTGGGACGGCTGATCCCCGGCACGGCGGATGTGCTCCGCACGCTCGGATTTTGCCGGGAAGGCTCATTGCTATTGCCGCGATTCGGCTCCTGACGTCTGCCAGCCCCGCCGCGCAGCGCCTCCTGCACAATTTCCTTCATAAAATCCGACACCGCCCATCACCTCCTAAAATAAGATTTTGGCAAGCTCGGGATGAGGACGCGGGATAACGTTGCAGGAGATCAGTTCTCCTCCCGTACGCTCATAGGCAGTCTTCCCGGCTTCAACCGCAGCCGTCACGGCGGCGACATCGCCTTCCACGACGACGGCCACAAGGCCCGAGCCGACGACCTTCATGTCGATCATCTTGACAGTAGCGGCCTTGCACATCGTATCCAGCGCTTCCATTGCCGCGACAAGACCGCGGGTTTCAATCAGGCCGATGGCTTCCATAACGATGATCCACCTCCTTCATCATAAGTAATCCTGGATATTGAAATCGGGTGCGACCGGAATGCTCGTACGCCGATAAGATTCTTTGGCCGTGATCGGATATGTCGCATCGATTCCCATCTTGGCTGACACTCCCCGAAGCTGATGGGACGGCTCCAGCGGCGACCCCTTCGCTCCGGGAACGATGAACACATCAAGATCGGCCTGTACGCGCGTCGCAATCGCCCATTCCACATCCTGCGGATCGAACAGATTCACATCCTCGTCGACCACTACGACATGCTTCAGATCCTTGTCGCTCGCGAATGCAGCCAACAATGCCTGTTTGCCATCCCCTTCACTCCGCTTGCGGATCGAGATCACCGCGTGATAACGGCCGATTCCGCCTACCGTTAAGTGAACATTCAGCACCTCCGGCACAACCTGCCGCACGGTGCTGAGCAGCGTTGCCTCCCGGGCGAGCGCCATCGGCAAATGCTCTTCATGGCTGGACGGATAGATCGTCTGCCAGATCGGCTCATTCCGGTGCGTAATCGCCGTAAATTCGATGACGGGCTGCTGCGTGCGATCCCCGTAATAGCCTCCGAGTTCGCCAAACGGCCCCTCCGGCTCCCGGACATGGGGCAAAATCTTGCCCTCCAGCACAACTTCCGCTTCGGCGAGCACTTCGAGATCCACCGTCCGGCACTGCACGACATCCAGAGATGTGCCCAGCAGCGCCCCCGCCACATCAAGCTTGTCGCAGTGGTACAGATGCGTGCTGATCTGCGAGGCAAGCACGACCGCAGGCACGACGCCGAACATAACGGCAACCTCCACCGGCTCTCCCCGCTGCTCGAATTCCAGGAACTGCCGGTGCAGCTCCGGCGAAGAGATCAGCACGCTGGAGCGGTTGCCTCCCAGCATCTGCATCCGGCGGATCGAGGTATACCGTCTGCGGCCGCTCCGGTCCTTGACGACGAGAATGCCGGAGACGAGATAAGCTCCCGAATCATCCTTGTGATACGTACAGACCGGAAAATAATCCGTCACCTCTTTGGGCCGGAGCACTACATTTTCATGAACGGGACCCGAGGCGACCTTCCGCGTCTTGATCGGATGAACGATGGAGTCGATCAGCTTCTCCACAAGCTTGTCCTTCGTAATCCCCATCGTCTCCGCCAGCAAATCGCGGTCCCCGCCAAGCCCCGAGACCATCGGCATGTTATAGCCCTTGATCTTCTCGAAGTAGAACGGCTGCTTGCCTTTACCGGTCTTGATGACCGCCCCAACCTCGAAGACGGGATCGACTTCCTTGCGGATATGGGTGATGCGGCTGCTGCGTTCCAAATGCTGTACAAGCTCCCGGATGTTATTCATTTCTCCACCGCTTTCTCTCCCCATCTCGCCATCAGCTGGTGGTCGATATTCAGGGCGTCGAGAATCCGGGCGATCACGAAGTTGACCAGTTCCCAAATCTCGGTCGGATGGTGATAAAATCCCGGCGAGGCAGGCATGATGTCCGCGCCGGCGCGGGCCAGCCGGGTCATATTCTCCAGATGGATCAAATGAAGCGGAGTCTCGCGCGGAACGACGATCAGCCGTCTCTTCTCCTTGAGCATGACGCTTGCTGTCCGGCTCAGCAGGGTATCCCCCACGCCGTTCGCGATCGCGCCAAGCGAATTCATCGAACAGGGCAGGATGACCATCCCGTCCGTCTTGAACGAACCGCTCGCTACGGATGCGAATAGATTGCTGTTGTCCAGCACTTCCGCGTATGCCTTGATCTCGTTCATCGTGATGCCGCACTCGAACTTCATGACCTTTTTAGCCATTTCGGTCGCAATAACATATGTCTCGATATTCAATTGATGCAGCGCACGAATCAGCGTATATGCGTAGATAGAGCCGCTCGCTCCTGTAATGCCTACTACAATTTTCATCTTGCTGTCTCCTTTAACCGCTCCGGACCGGCGCCGGCTCACGGGAATCAGGGTCTAATGCTTGCCGCGTGTCTGTTAGGATTTATAGTTCGTCTGAATGACCTGCGTGAGCATGGCATGAAGCTTCTGCACGGCATAGCGGATGAAGATCTCGCCCTTCTCCACCGTTGCGAGCGTAGGCGCTCCGATAACGCCGTGATGGGAGACGTCTTTGGTCTTCCAGCCGGGCGTAACGGGACCTTTGAGCGTAACATGCGGATTCGCCGTAAGCTGTATGTCCGGAAATTCATCCACAGCTTTGCTCATATCGACAGCTTCGGGGCAAAACACTAGCATAAGCGACGTTTCCAGCTCGCAGGCATGGAAGACGCCATAATCCCCGGACTGCTGCACCTGCTCCAAAATATCGTTCCAGAAGGAGGTGAACCACCAGTCGAAGACAAACACTTCCATATCATGCTTGATTCGCAGATCCCGGCTCAGCACATTCAACAGGTCCGTATTGCCGCCATGGCTGTTCATCAGCAGCACTTTGGTGAACCCGTGGCAGCGGATCGATTCGCATAGATCGTCCAGCATCGAGTAGAATGTCCGCGTGCTGAAGCTCAGCGTTCCGGGAAAATCCATATGCTCCATACTCTTGCCAACCGGCAGCAGCGGGGTAATGAGCACCTGGTTATCCGGGAAATCGCATTCCTTCATGAATGTGTTCAGCAGGTTATCCAGAATGATCGAATCCGTTCCGACCGGCAGATGGCTTCCATGCTGCTCCGTCGCCCCGATCGGAATAATGACGAGCGAATGCTCTTTGTCCATAGCGCCAATTTCTTCGGTGGTGCACATACTCCATTGTCGAATCATCAACACCCGCTCCTTTTTTTCAGGTTCTAGCGTTATTCAAATGACAAATCATCCACGCTGACGATCTGCCCAAGCACATAGTCGATATGCTCCAGAGCGGCTTCATGCTGCTTGGTGCTCGTGCCTGCCACACATTCTCTCGGTACGACCACATAATAGTCATGCTGCTGCGCGTCAGTCGCCGTCGCCCGTACACATACATCCGTCGCCGCACCTGTCAGAATGATCGTCTTCACGCCCAGCCCTTGCAGCAGCACCTGAAGATCAGTCTGGAAAAAGGCGCTGTATCTGCGTTTTTGAATGACATAATCGCTCTCTTCCGGCTTCAGTTCCTCGATGATTTCCACGCCATGCGTTCCTTCCACGCAGTGAATCGGCTCGCTGCGGTCCAGCTCCCGTCCGAAGTCGACATGCGATTTCCGGTGAATCTCCTGGGTATAGATGACGGGCACTCCGGACTTTCTTGCGTATGCCAGCAGCTTCTGATTGGATTCGATCAGTCCGGCATCCGCTTTACATGGAATGACCGCCTCCTCACCAACGAAATCGTATTGCATGTCGATGACAATAATTGCAGCATTCTTGAGGCTCAGCACCCTCATCCACTCCTTTGATCTGTGATTTATAAATACAAAGAGGCGGCCGTTGTCACACAGAACTCCCTGTTGACAACGGCCGCCTCTCATCGTAAACGAATCGAAAGTTACCGCTTTGCTCCATTTGCAGGCTATCCCGCCGAGATAAATCCCGGGCGATCTCCTATTAGGATTCAATTGTCAGACACTTACTCCAGAATGGCTAAAGTAGAAGCCCATTCCGTTGACGGATCGTAGTCACGGAGAATGGAGACCACCTTGAGATCCGTCTCCGCCTCCACCTTCTCCAGAAAACGCAGCTTGAACTCCGAGTGCAGCGCATGATCGACAGCCAATTTGGTGGAGGCGTGGCGTAATTCCAAAGCCTTGAGGGCCACAATCCGCTGATGCTTGACCAGAAAGTGGATGATATTATCCTCAATGCTGATCTTGAGCTGATTGACGCCGAAGCCGTAAATTTCTTTGTTGACTTCATTATAGAAACGGGAGAGCAGCTTCTTGAGCTCGGTCATTTCGTTCCCTTTTGCAATCATCATGAGTGATCACCGCCTTCCGGTTTTCTTGATGAATGGGTGCTAAGACTTAATCCCGGCCTCTACTTGCCCTTCTTTCTGGATTCATTGATGGAATAGATCATCAGACCGATGACTGTCACCACATAAGGCACCGTCGATACGAGCTCGGCCGGTATTTTGAACAGCTGCAGCACATTCGACATCGCTTCGGCGAACCCGAACAGAAACGAGGTCAGCGCCGTTCCGATCGTCGTGCTTCTGCCCATCGATTCCGCTGCAAGGGCAATCCAGCCTCTTCCCGCCGTCATATCCCGGGTGAAGAGCGACAGATAGCCCATCGACATATAGGCTCCGCCCAGGCTTGCGAACAGGCCGCTCAGCAGGAGGGCAATGTACTGTGTGCGGACGACCTTGACACCAACGGACTGCGCTGCCTGCGGATTCTCGCCGACCGCCCGGATCTGCAGTCCAAGCGGCGTCCGCTTGAGCAGATAATATACCGCAGCGACAGCAATCAGCGACAGATAGGTCAGCACATGATGCCCCGAAAGAATAGGGCCGATAACCGGAATGTCCTTAATAAGCGGGATGTCGATGTTGGGCAGCACCTTGCTCGCTACGGATGAGGAGGTTCCCTTGTCGCCGGTGAGCAGGT includes these proteins:
- a CDS encoding BMC domain-containing protein, with amino-acid sequence MQQALGLIEAIGFTTAVSAADAALKTADVTIEAVEKVIGVGGMLGVTIHFSGDVAAVTSAVEAGRTAAERIGKVVSAHVIPRAHSDVVTKMLSRFEVFSAEPPGQVQVQVPEPDSSTAEVKKRPPGPGRQAPPKPE
- a CDS encoding BMC domain-containing protein — translated: MEAIGLIETRGLVAAMEALDTMCKAATVKMIDMKVVGSGLVAVVVEGDVAAVTAAVEAGKTAYERTGGELISCNVIPRPHPELAKILF
- a CDS encoding UbiD family decarboxylase, with translation MNNIRELVQHLERSSRITHIRKEVDPVFEVGAVIKTGKGKQPFYFEKIKGYNMPMVSGLGGDRDLLAETMGITKDKLVEKLIDSIVHPIKTRKVASGPVHENVVLRPKEVTDYFPVCTYHKDDSGAYLVSGILVVKDRSGRRRYTSIRRMQMLGGNRSSVLISSPELHRQFLEFEQRGEPVEVAVMFGVVPAVVLASQISTHLYHCDKLDVAGALLGTSLDVVQCRTVDLEVLAEAEVVLEGKILPHVREPEGPFGELGGYYGDRTQQPVIEFTAITHRNEPIWQTIYPSSHEEHLPMALAREATLLSTVRQVVPEVLNVHLTVGGIGRYHAVISIRKRSEGDGKQALLAAFASDKDLKHVVVVDEDVNLFDPQDVEWAIATRVQADLDVFIVPGAKGSPLEPSHQLRGVSAKMGIDATYPITAKESYRRTSIPVAPDFNIQDYL
- a CDS encoding UbiX family flavin prenyltransferase, which translates into the protein MKIVVGITGASGSIYAYTLIRALHQLNIETYVIATEMAKKVMKFECGITMNEIKAYAEVLDNSNLFASVASGSFKTDGMVILPCSMNSLGAIANGVGDTLLSRTASVMLKEKRRLIVVPRETPLHLIHLENMTRLARAGADIMPASPGFYHHPTEIWELVNFVIARILDALNIDHQLMARWGEKAVEK
- a CDS encoding creatininase family protein; the protein is MIRQWSMCTTEEIGAMDKEHSLVIIPIGATEQHGSHLPVGTDSIILDNLLNTFMKECDFPDNQVLITPLLPVGKSMEHMDFPGTLSFSTRTFYSMLDDLCESIRCHGFTKVLLMNSHGGNTDLLNVLSRDLRIKHDMEVFVFDWWFTSFWNDILEQVQQSGDYGVFHACELETSLMLVFCPEAVDMSKAVDEFPDIQLTANPHVTLKGPVTPGWKTKDVSHHGVIGAPTLATVEKGEIFIRYAVQKLHAMLTQVIQTNYKS
- a CDS encoding cysteine hydrolase family protein — its product is MLSLKNAAIIVIDMQYDFVGEEAVIPCKADAGLIESNQKLLAYARKSGVPVIYTQEIHRKSHVDFGRELDRSEPIHCVEGTHGVEIIEELKPEESDYVIQKRRYSAFFQTDLQVLLQGLGVKTIILTGAATDVCVRATATDAQQHDYYVVVPRECVAGTSTKQHEAALEHIDYVLGQIVSVDDLSFE
- a CDS encoding ABC transporter permease, whose product is MGNFFAAIFTTEFAFSILRVTTPILFAALGALISNRAGIVNIGLEGIMLTSALMGVLFSAYTGSAWLGLLGAAAGGVLIAGLLAFFTLKFKTHIILGGIAINAFASGGTIFVLYLLTGDKGTSSSVASKVLPNIDIPLIKDIPVIGPILSGHHVLTYLSLIAVAAVYYLLKRTPLGLQIRAVGENPQAAQSVGVKVVRTQYIALLLSGLFASLGGAYMSMGYLSLFTRDMTAGRGWIALAAESMGRSTTIGTALTSFLFGFAEAMSNVLQLFKIPAELVSTVPYVVTVIGLMIYSINESRKKGK